The Algoriphagus sanaruensis genome window below encodes:
- a CDS encoding murein hydrolase activator EnvC family protein, with the protein MRNYISLFFVVLFLAWTQDSFSQTKKSREELKREKAEVQARLKEFDAILKQTAATKKSSIGQLNAINKQFITQNKLVNTLDREVKLINQEISETESKISQLERQLKDLKAEYSRMVYNSSKLNRGLSIIAFVFSSSNFNQLYMRLKYLRQYTENRKKQAEQIEKLSAELVQQRDLLDQRKADKSIVLAEEKAERSKLEAMRKDQQGLVNTLSKKERDIQRQIAAAKKQQEQLNRMIKAAIEEEIRRAEAEAKKENSTTTKKAGTSMPMTPEAAALSSSFAGNKGKLPWPVETGFVTIGYGTYPHPTLKGIVLDSDGLEIRTQPNSTVRAVFDGTVSKISTLPGYGLTVIVKHGEYFTLYSRLKSVSVKVGQNVKAKEAVGVVATNPDGNAEVHFQTWKGLQIMDPAGWITSR; encoded by the coding sequence ATGCGGAATTACATCAGTCTTTTTTTTGTGGTTTTGTTCCTAGCCTGGACGCAGGATTCCTTTTCCCAAACCAAAAAATCCCGGGAGGAATTAAAGCGGGAAAAAGCTGAAGTACAAGCTAGGCTCAAAGAATTTGACGCGATTCTGAAACAAACTGCTGCTACCAAGAAATCTTCAATTGGCCAACTCAACGCGATTAACAAGCAGTTTATTACCCAAAACAAACTCGTCAATACGCTCGACCGGGAGGTAAAATTGATCAACCAAGAAATTTCAGAAACGGAGTCAAAAATCAGCCAACTTGAGCGACAACTAAAGGATTTGAAAGCGGAGTATTCCCGAATGGTTTACAACTCCTCAAAATTAAATCGAGGACTTTCAATCATTGCTTTTGTCTTCAGTTCCAGCAATTTCAACCAGCTCTACATGCGGTTGAAATATTTGAGGCAATACACAGAGAATAGGAAAAAACAAGCCGAGCAAATCGAAAAACTTAGCGCTGAACTAGTTCAACAGCGGGATCTGCTGGATCAGCGAAAAGCAGATAAATCCATTGTTCTTGCAGAAGAGAAAGCGGAACGAAGCAAATTGGAGGCAATGCGAAAGGATCAACAAGGCTTGGTCAATACGCTTTCGAAAAAAGAACGAGATATTCAGCGCCAAATCGCTGCTGCTAAAAAGCAACAGGAACAACTGAACCGCATGATCAAAGCAGCGATTGAGGAGGAAATCCGAAGAGCGGAGGCTGAAGCTAAAAAAGAGAATAGCACGACTACCAAAAAAGCGGGGACTTCCATGCCAATGACTCCGGAGGCTGCCGCTCTTTCAAGTTCATTTGCAGGCAATAAAGGAAAGTTACCTTGGCCGGTAGAAACTGGATTTGTTACCATAGGGTACGGGACCTATCCTCACCCGACACTAAAAGGAATTGTCTTGGATAGCGATGGTCTAGAGATCAGAACCCAACCGAATTCAACTGTGCGGGCAGTCTTTGACGGTACAGTTAGTAAAATCTCCACGCTTCCTGGCTACGGATTGACTGTGATCGTCAAACATGGAGAATACTTTACTCTTTACAGTAGATTGAAATCCGTTTCTGTAAAAGTTGGTCAAAATGTAAAGGCAAAAGAAGCCGTTGGAGTAGTAGCTACCAATCCTGACGGAAACGCCGAAGTTCATTTTCAAACTTGGAAAGGACTTCAAATCATGGATCCTGCAGGGTGGATTACATCCAGATAG
- the tatA gene encoding twin-arginine translocase TatA/TatE family subunit, which yields MTTLGFIQNMGGGSLILIILVILLLFGAKRIPELARGLGRGIREFKDATKEIQNDLEDGLKDKKK from the coding sequence ATGACTACATTAGGTTTCATTCAAAACATGGGAGGAGGTTCTCTTATTCTGATCATCCTCGTAATTCTCCTATTGTTTGGTGCTAAGAGGATCCCTGAATTGGCCAGAGGTTTGGGCCGTGGCATTAGAGAATTCAAGGATGCCACCAAAGAAATTCAGAACGATCTCGAAGATGGACTAAAAGACAAGAAAAAGTAA
- the gatA gene encoding Asp-tRNA(Asn)/Glu-tRNA(Gln) amidotransferase subunit GatA — protein MEKFSSFDDIKRSLEKKEVDCKTIVNHYLQNIQTKAHLNAFVEVYAQSALEQAEKIDEKIAKGKAGKLAGMVIGIKDVLNLEGHESNASSKILKGYISQFTTTAIQRLIQEDAIVIGRLNCDEFGMGSSNENSAHGKVLNALDEERVPGGSSGGSAVAVQANLCTVSLGTDTGGSVRQPAAFTGIVGMKPTYSRVSRWGLIAYASSFDTIGIFSNTVKDNALVMEVMAGHDEHDSTSSRKPVIHYSKLLHFEKKAKVAYIKETIDSPALQLEIKANTMAVLDRLKEEGHEVSAVEFPLLKYTLPTYYILTTAEASSNLSRFDGVKYGYRSPNAHNLESMYKKTRSEGFGEEVKRRIMLGTFVLSASYYDAYFTKAQKVRRLIKEYTENLLDEFDYIIMPTTPSTAFKFGEHSGDPVAMYLEDLFTVQASVSGVPAISIPNGKDQSGMPIGLQIMANSFKEAELYAFSNYLTHSITS, from the coding sequence TTGGAAAAATTCAGTTCATTCGACGATATCAAGCGATCGCTCGAAAAGAAAGAAGTCGATTGCAAAACAATCGTCAACCACTACCTCCAAAACATTCAGACGAAGGCGCACCTCAACGCCTTCGTCGAAGTTTATGCCCAATCCGCTCTTGAGCAGGCTGAAAAAATCGATGAAAAAATTGCCAAAGGCAAGGCCGGAAAACTCGCCGGAATGGTCATCGGAATCAAAGATGTCCTCAACCTAGAAGGACACGAATCCAATGCCTCATCTAAAATTTTAAAGGGGTATATCTCTCAGTTCACCACAACAGCAATTCAACGGTTAATCCAAGAAGACGCCATCGTTATCGGTCGCCTTAATTGTGATGAATTCGGCATGGGCTCCTCCAACGAAAATTCCGCTCATGGCAAAGTTTTAAATGCCTTGGATGAAGAGCGTGTTCCAGGAGGATCTTCTGGAGGATCAGCAGTAGCCGTTCAGGCTAATTTATGCACCGTCTCTTTAGGCACAGATACTGGCGGATCCGTCAGACAGCCAGCAGCATTCACCGGTATTGTGGGGATGAAACCTACTTATTCAAGAGTTTCTCGATGGGGACTTATCGCCTATGCCTCTTCTTTTGATACCATTGGAATTTTTTCAAATACAGTTAAAGACAATGCCTTGGTAATGGAAGTAATGGCTGGACATGATGAACATGACAGCACATCATCCAGAAAACCGGTTATTCATTACAGCAAGTTGTTGCATTTTGAAAAAAAGGCAAAAGTCGCCTATATCAAGGAAACGATTGATTCCCCTGCCCTTCAGCTAGAGATCAAAGCCAATACCATGGCAGTGCTAGATCGGCTAAAGGAAGAAGGCCATGAAGTTTCAGCTGTTGAGTTTCCCTTATTAAAATATACGCTTCCCACTTACTACATTCTCACAACCGCAGAGGCTAGTTCAAACCTTTCTCGATTTGACGGGGTAAAGTATGGTTATCGTAGCCCTAATGCGCATAACCTAGAGTCGATGTACAAAAAAACACGTAGCGAAGGATTTGGTGAAGAAGTGAAGCGTCGAATTATGCTGGGCACCTTTGTTCTTTCTGCTAGTTATTACGACGCCTATTTTACAAAAGCTCAGAAAGTTAGGAGATTGATAAAGGAGTACACCGAAAATCTATTGGACGAATTTGACTATATTATCATGCCGACTACGCCCTCCACAGCGTTTAAGTTTGGAGAGCACAGTGGTGATCCTGTAGCCATGTACCTTGAGGACCTCTTTACCGTTCAGGCCTCCGTTTCAGGAGTGCCAGCCATTTCGATCCCGAATGGGAAAGATCAATCGGGTATGCCAATCGGATTACAGATCATGGCCAACTCGTTTAAAGAAGCTGAGCTATATGCTTTCAGCAACTATTTGACCCATTCGATTACTTCCTAA